In Corallococcus caeni, the genomic stretch GGGTCCTCTTCCCCGGCCTGGACGGCCTCAGCCGCTGGCTGCGCCGCTACTACGCCCCCCGTCCCCGGTAGGCGAAGGCTCGGTCGCGGGAGCTTCGGGAGCGGGCGGTGGGGCCTCCGGCGGAGGAGTTTGCGCATCTGGAGCCGGTGGCGGCACCGCGAAGGAGGCATCTCCCGCCGGTGGAGGAGCCTTGGCGATCACCTCTCCCTGGGGAGTGACCGCATAGGCATCCCATGCGTCGAGGACGCGGATGCGAGGTCCACCACACCGCCTGAAGTCCTGGTGCACCGCGACGAAGTAGAGGCCTTGGGCCTGCCCGGTGAAGACGGCGACCGCCAGACCCTGCTCCGGGCTGGCGCAGCCCTGGAACAACGTGGGGTCGGGGTTCGTGCGGATGAACTCCCGCACCGCGCCGGCCGCGGCCACCACGGCCCCGGCCTCCATGGGTTGCCCCACGAGGGTGGCGGAGGTCTCATCGGGCCATTCGATGGGCGTCTTCCACGCCGTCGGCCTCGCGGCACATCCCGCGAGCATCGCGATACATCCCGCTGCCAGTGCCCTGCCCCTCATCGATGCTCCCTATTCACGCAGCAGCCGCAGCGGCCCATTCGTGCACCGGGGCTCCGACCCCAGGTGGCTCTGTGTCGGCGCGCAGGTGCCCAGGAGGATCCACCTTCGCCGCCGTTCACTCCATTGCTCGACCTCGCCCGTGGGAAAATAGCGCAGGTAGACCCGGCTTCCGTCCATGCGCTCCGCGACCAGGGCGGAGGCCATCTCAATGGCCAGTTCCTTGAACAAGGCGGGTGCGGGATTGCCGGGAACCAGGCGCACCACCGCCATGGCGGTCAGCGGATCGAACGCATCTGTCGGCCAGGCCAGCAGGTCCACCGAAGAAGGTGGGCTGCCACACGGATGGTTGTGGATGAACCCGACCACCCAGACTTGCGAGGCCGGATGATCATCATCCTGGACATGCAGTGGCGCGGAGCAGCGGTCATGGCTTCCGCGAACAGGCTCGGACACGCGCCAGGACAAGGCATTTCGCCCGCCGGTGACGTAGACGGTCGCGCAGTACTCCGTGGACAGGCCCTGGATGGGCCGCAGCGTCGCGGGGTCGCACGTCCGGGCACCTGGACGCTTGAGGAACGCGTCCGCCACATCCCGCATCAGGTCGATGGGGATGGAGTTGTCCCCAGCAGGCATCTCGACCGCGGGCACTTCCGCCCAGGGACCGCGAACGGCCTTGGCGGCCGCGACGGTGGTGGGAGCGGGCATGGAGGCCGCGCATCCCACCAGCAGCACCAGCAATGACGTCAGCGAGAATCGCACGGAGCGGCATCCTCGCACCGACGCGAGGAGCGCACCTCACGCATTCACACATGCACGGGTTCCCCACCCACGGGCCCGGACCTGTCCCGGTCGCGCCGTGCCTCGCGCTCCGCGTCTTCCCTCGCCCAGCGTGCGTCATCCGTGCGCGCGTTCTTGTGCGCGAGCGCGCCGCCCGTGATGACCCCGCCCAGCACCACCAACATCACCAGGATTCCCACCACCACCGCGCCGATGATGACCATGTGGACCACCTCCACTCCCAACGGTGCGTCGCGCCTGCCCCTCCCGCAGGCCGGAGCCGACACGCCCTGCGGGACCTTGCCTCCCCGTCCGGTCCCACCTGCCTGCGACCCCGGTGCCCCCTCCTGGCAATGGACAGACACGGGACGCACCTTCGTCGAAACGCCGCCGGGACGCCCCACATGGAGGTGCGCCAATGCAAGACGCCGGCACCAGACGACCCAATCCCCCAACCCCCAAGCCCTCGCTGCCCCCGCCCCCCCTTCGCCCCCAAGCCCCCCGCCCACTCCCCGCCCCGCCCACGTCCAACGGTGAATGCCCGCCGCACGACGACTTCGACGACCCCATCGCGTCCTGGTAGGGAATCAGGGCATGAGCGTGCCCCGCCCCAACCCCCTGCTGTCGGACCGCGACGTGGACTTCCAGCTCTACGAGGCGCTGGACACCGCGGGCCTCTGCGCGCTGCCTGCCTTCCAGGAGCACTCGCGCGACACCTTCGCGCTCCTCCTGGACAGCACCCGCCGCTTCGCCCGCGAGGTGCTCGCCCCCACCTACCGGCCCATGGACGCCGCCCCGCCCGTCTTCGAACACGGCCGCGTGCGCGTGCATCCCGCCATGCGCTCGCTCTACGCCGGCATGGTCGACCTGGGCCTGCTCACCGCCACCCGCCCGCCGGACGTCGGCGGCCAGCAGCTCCCCCTCACCGTGCACGCCGTGGCCAGCGCCTACCTCATGGCCGCCAACCTGAGCGCCTATGGCTACCTGGGCCTCACGCTCGGCGCCGCGCACCTCTTGGAGGTCTTCGGCACGCCCTTCCTGCGCGACACCTTCATGGCCCGGCTGTACCGCGGTGAATGGACCGGCACCATGGCCCTCACCGAGCCCCAGGCCGGCAGCAGCCTCGCGGACGTGAAGACGCGCGCCACGCCCGCGCCGGACGGCTCCTACCGCCTCCAGGGCTCGAAGATCTTCATCAGCGGCGGCGACCAGGACTTCACCGACAACGTCGTGCACCTCACCCTCGCCCGCATCGAGGGCGCGGAGGGCGGCACGCGCGGCGTGTCCCTCTTCGCCGTGCCCGCGAAGAGGCCGGAGGCAGACTCGCTCGTCCCCAACGACGTCCAGGTGGCCGGCGTCATCCACAAGATTGGCTGGCGCGGCCTGCCCAGCCTCGTCCTCAACTTCGGTGAAGCCAATGACTGTCACGGCTGGCTCGTGGGCCAGCCCGGTCGCGGCCTCGCCTGCATGTTCCAGATGATGAACGAGGCGCGCATCATGGTGGGCCTCAACGGCGTGTCCACCGCCGCCGTCGCCTACCAGGAGTCGCTCGCCTACGCGCGTGAACGCCCCCAGGGCCGCCCCGCCGGCATCCGCGACACCACGCGCGCCCAGTCCCCCATCATCGAACACGCCGACGTGCGCCGCATGCTGCTGCGCCAGAAGGCCATCGTGGAGGGCGGCCTCGCGCTCCTGCTCACCACCTCCACGCAGGCGGACCTGGCCACCCACGCGCCGGACGAAGCCACGCGCAAGCGCGCGCACCTGCTGCTGGACCTGCTCACGCCCATCGCCAAGACGTTCCCCGCGGAGCGGGGCTTCGAAGCCAACGCGCTCGCGCTGCAGATCCACGGCGGCTACGGCTACTCCAGCGAGTACCTCCCGGAGGCGTGGCTGCGCGACCAGAAGCTCAACAGCATCCACGAGGGCACCACCGGCATCCAGGGCCTGGACCTGCTCGGGCGCAAGGCGGTGGCGGAGGGCGGCGCCGCGCTCCAGGCGCTCGACGAGGAGGTGCGCGCCACCACCGCCCGCGCCCACGCCGCGGGCGTGGAGCCCGCGTGGAGCGACGCGCTGGAGGACGCGCTCCAGCAGGCCACCACCCTCACGCTGGAGCTGGGCGCGCGAGGCATGGCGGGCGAGGTGGACGTGATGCTCCGCCACAGCACGGACTTCCTGGAGCTCTTCAGCGTGGTGGCCGTGGCGTGGCGCTGGCTCGCGCAGGCCGCCGCCGCGAAGGAGGGCCTGGCGCGCACGACGAGCGCGGAGGACGCTGGCTTCTACGAGGGCAAGCTCGCCGCCGCGCAGTACTGGTTCGCGGTGGAGGTGCCGCGCGTGCCGCTGCTAGCCCACCTGTGCCGCACGGGCGAGGACTCCTACGCGCGCATGCGCCCGGACTGGTTCTGACATGTCCGTCTCCTTCCACCTGTGCCAGCCCGGCGGGGGCGCCTCGTGCGGCGCCTGCTGCGGCCTCTACAACTTCCGCGACCACTCCCGCGCGGCGCTGACCCGGAGGCTCACGGCGCAGACGGAGCGGCTCTCCCGCACACCCCACACCCCGGAGGCCTACGGCGAGGCCGCGCGCGAGCTCACCGCGAACCGCGACGCCCCCGCCCTCTTCCCCATCGTGCGGGTGTGTCCCCTGCTGGGCTTCCTGGACGCGGAGCACCAGCGCGTGGGCTGCCTGGGCCATCCCCGGGTGACGGGCGGCGCGGACCTGCGCGACTGCGGCGTCTACCGCGCCACCGTCTGTGAATCCTTCACCTGTCCGTCCTTCGGCTGGCTCACCGACGCGCAGGCCCGGCTGGTCCAGGCCGCGTGCGCGGACTGGTACCTCTACGGGTTGGTCATCACGGACGTGGAGTTCGTGCGCGGCTGCCTGAAGCTCCTGGAGTGGGAGCTGGGAGGCCCCGCGTCCCCGGACATCCTGCGCGAGCGCCCCGACTCGCTCGCCGCCGTGCGCCGCCTCTTCGCCCTCAAGGAGACGGCCCCCGGCCGCGACGGACAGGCCACTGTCTTCGGCCGCTTCGCCCATGACACGGAAGGCGAACCCACCCCGCGCTCACTCGATTACGCGGCGCTGGGCACGCGCGCCGCCCCCGAGGACGACGTGGTGCTGTGCCTGGGCTACACGCCCCCGGACGCACCGGCCCTGCTCGCCGCGCGCGCCCTGGTGCGCGACCACGTGCGCGCCGTGGCCGCCACCTTCCCCGCGTAGACCCCGCCATCCAGAAGCCAACACCCCTCCGCACGCCGGCCGCTTGCAACGCCAGGGGGTCGTCCGCAGGTTTGCCTGCGGGAGGGTTGGCGGATGGGTGGACGTTGGATGTGGATGGGGATGGTGGGGTTGTGCTCGCTCGCTTCCGGCTGTCGGGAGCACGACACCGCGGACACGGTGACGCGGACGCCGGCGTCCATGCAGGCGCGGGACTCCGCGACCGGCGGGCTGATGGTGCCCGCCACGCCCGCGCTGGCACGGAGCACGGTGGACGGCGACCGTTCCCCAGGTGGTGACGCGCTGCTGGCGGCGAACGCGCAGGTGCCCCCCGACACGGCACCTCCACCCGGCGCCCGGCCACTTCCAGGCCCGCGGGTGAGCGAACCCGCGCAGGGCACCACCGCGCAGGCCCCCGCGAATGCTCCAGCCCGTCAGGGCACGCCGGCGACGAACGCGAACGGCCAGCGGCAGGCCCAGGCGAACCCGAACGCTTCGCGGTCCCAGCAGGCCACCCCGGCGAACGCGAACGGCCAGCGGCAGGGCCAGGCCAACCCGGACGGCGCGCCCGCGACGCAGGCGCCCGCCGAGGGCCGGGTGATGATTGGCGCGCAGGCCGTGCAGGCCAGCGACGACGAGGCCTGGTACGAGGGCGCGGCCAAGGCGGCGCAGGCGGCGGTGACGGACAACTCCGCCAACCGGCCGCTGGAGCAGGTCGTCATCGCGTCCAGCACGGTGAACGGCCGGGTGACGCGCGTGGCCAAGGACACCCTGCACGTGCGCGACGGCGAGGGCACCGTCTACGAGCTCCAGCTCGACCCGCGCAGCCGCGGCCTCCGCCAGGGCCAGCGCGTGCCCCTCAAGGAGCTCCAGGAGGGCACCCCGGTGCGCGCCCAGTTCGTCCTCATGGGCGGCCGCACCGTCGCGCGCGACGTGCAGGTGCGGCGCTAGGTCCGCTGCCCCTTCGATGCCTGAAACGACGACACCCGGGAAGCCATGGTGGCTCCCCGGGTGCCTGTCTTCGTCCCGGGCTCCCCTCACGCGAGGGGAGCCGGGCTGGATGCGGATGCGGCTAGTAGACGGCCTTGAGCGTCACGCCCGAGTAGGCCGTGTACCCGCGGATCTTCACGTAGTACTTGCCCGCGGTCGTCTTGGTCAGGGTGCACGTCTCGGTGTTGCCGGACTGGTACGGACGGCAGTCGTACGCGGTGGTCGTCGGCGAGGAGCCGAAGCGCACGTACAGGTCCGCGTCACCCGTGCCACCCGTGGTGGTGATGGTGACCGTCTTGTTCGCCGGCACGTCCAGCGTCGTCCACTCCGTGGTGAAGGAGCCGGAGGCGCCGGAGACGCCCGTCACCGCCACGCCGCTCTGCAGCACGTTGCCGCCGCCACCGCCGGGGGCCGTGTAGCTGCCCTTCAGCGTCACGCCCGAGTACGCGGCGTAGGCGTTCAGCATCACGTAGTAGGTGCCCGCCTGGATGTTGGTGATGGTGCACGTCTCCGCGTTGCCACCGACGTACGGACGGCAGTCGTAGGTGGACGCGTCCGGCGCGGCGCCGAAGCGCACGTACAGGTCGGCGTCACCCGTGCCACCGGAGATGGTGAACGTCAGCCCCGTCGCGCCCGAGGGGACCACCAGCGAGTAGTACTTGCTGTTGCCCGTGCTGTCGGACAGGTTCGTCACCGCCGTGCCGTTGGTCAGCGGGGTGGAGGTCGGGGGAGGCGTCACGACGCCCACGCCCACCGCTTCCCAGGCCGCCTTCACCGCGTCCTGCGTGGCCTGGTCGTAGCCCAGGTCCGCCGCCGCCTGGATGGTCAGCGTCTTCGCCTGCGCGAAGTTCGTGCTCGCCGTGTAGAGGTCGGTGTTGGCCTTGTACCAGATGCGGCCGGCCTTCTCGACGCCGATGGCCGGCACCGTGGGGCCGCCCGAGCGGCGCGGGTGCACGCCACCCTTGGAGAGCAGCGCGAACGCCAGGTTGGGCACGCCGGAGCTGTAGTGCACGTCCGTGCCGGACGTCACGTTGGCCGCCCAGTCCTTGGACGCGCCGTCCTTCGCCGGGTCATCCATGTAGCGCAGGGCGTCGTTCGCCGTGCCCGGCGTCCAGACGTCCTCGCCCACCATCCAGATGGCCGCCGCGGTGCTCCACGTGCCGGAGGCCCAGCTCTCGCAGATGGCGCCGAAGGTGTCGGACATCGCCTCGTTGAGGCCGCCAGACTGGCCGGAGTACGTGAGGTTGGACTCCCTCTCCGTCACCGCGTGGGTCAGCTCGTGGACGGTGACGTCCGCGTCCTTGCCCAGCTCGATGGAGTTCACGCCGTCGCCATCGCCGTACACCATCTGGGTGCCGTCCCAGTAGGCGTTCACGTAGTTGGTGCTGTAGTGCACCGTGCTGATGAGCGTCTCACCCGCGTTGTCCAGCGAGTCGCGGTTGAACAGCGTCTTGTAGCAGTTGTAGGTGTAGCCCAGCATGTCGTAGTTCGTGTCGACATGCGAGTCACCGATGGCCGCCTGGCCCTCGCTGCGCTTGAGCGTGCCCGGGGTGCTGGTGCCGTTGTTCGCGCTGTAGACCTTGCGGTTGAGCGCCGTGTGGATCTCCGGCGCGCGCAGCACGATGGAGCCGTCCACCGCGCTCACGTAGACGCGGTCGCGCAGGGGCATCAGGTCGCTCTCGCCCGTGACCTTCACCTCGTACGCCAGGCGCAGCGCGCCGTCGTCGGTGCGCACGTACACCAGGCGGGGAGCACCCTGGGCCGCCAGGCCCGTGCCCACCGTCGCGCTCAGCGCCGCGTCGCGCGCGGACGAGGCCGCGATGCGCGGCAGCGCGGACACGTTCACGCCGTCGCGCGCGGAGCCGTTGGCGCGGAACACCGTGCCGTCGGGGCGCACGTGCACCACCAGCTCACCGCCGATGACCTCCAGGCCGTTCTTCGTCTGCTTGAAGCGCAGGTGCTGGTTGCCCTGCTCGTCGGTGCTCGCCTTGCGCAGCACCAGGTCGTCCGCGTTCAGCCGGAACGCCGGCGCCACGCCCGCGACCGCCTGGCGGCTCGCGTCCAGCGTGTTCAGCGTCCGCGCCACCCGGCCCAGCTCGCCCGTGATGTTGTCCGGGATGCCGTCCGCGTGCACGCCCACCACCTGGGCGCCAGCCAACGCGTTCAGCGAGCTCTGGATGTCCTCGCCCGACTTCTCCTGCTCAGGCGCCTGCGTCTCCTCGCCCGTGGAACCCTGCGTACCGCACGCCGTCAGAGCCACGCCGAGCCAAGCCGCGCCAATCGTCTTCAACAGTCGATGAGCCAACGCGATACCTCCATGAAGAAACAGCGGGGTGATACGTGACACACTTGAAATCATCAGGGCAACTACTTTTTAGAGAAAGTACGTTTAGTCACTTTCCCCCACCCTGCCGAACAAACCAGGACAACTGGAATTGCAGAGTAAGCGTGATTCCTACCGCTTCCGCTCTTTCAGCGGGTCTCCGGAGTGAACGAACCTGCCCCGGGAATGTCTCAAAAAATGTTTCATGAGACGGGCGGCAGCATGCACCAGGAGGCTGACATGACGCGAGGTGCCGGCCGCCGGGGGACGGGGGCGCTGTGCGTGGGGGTACTGCTGGCGCTCACGGCGTGCGCGTCGCGGGCGCCGGTGGCGACGGAGGTGCCGGCGCCTCCCACGCTGTCGGTGGCGCAGGTGACGCGGCTCTTGCCGGCGAAGGTGAAGGGCGCGGAGCGCGAGGGCTGGGCGCGCGACGTGCTGGCGGCGCTGGACGCGGAGGCGATTGCTCCTTCAGCGCCTGTGGTCTGTCAGGTGCTGGCCATCATCGAACAGGAGTCCGGCTTCCAGGCGGATCCCGCGGTGCCGGGCCTGCCCAAACTGGTGCGTCAGAAGCTGGACGGCACCGCGGGACGGCTGGGCCCCCTGGGGCGGCGCTTGCTGGAGGACGTGCTGGCGGCGAAGGCGAAGGGGGCGAAGCGCAGCTTCGGCGCGCGGCTGGACGCGCTGCGCACGGAGCGGGACCTGGACCGGCTCTTCCGGGACATGCTGGCGTACTACGAGGAGGAGTACCCGGCGGCGTACGCGGCCGCGGACCTGGCAAGCTCCCTGTTCGGCCCGTCCTCGTTCGCGGGGCAGAACCCCGTCACCACCGCGGGCTCCATGCAGGTCAGCGTGCGCTACGCGGTGGAGAAGGCGGGCCCGGACGCGGATCCGGTGGCGGTGCGCGAGTCGCTCTACACGCGCGCGGGCGGCGTGCGCTACGGCACCGCGCGGCTGTTGGGCTTCGAGGCCGCGTACGACGCCCCGCTCTACCGCTTCGCGGACTACAACGGCGGTGTCTACAGCTCCCGCAACGCCGCGCTGCAGGCCCAGGTGAGCCGGCTCACCGGCGTCGCGCTGGCAACCGACGGAGACCTGCGACTGTATGACAAGGATGGAGAGCCTCGCGGCGAGGACAGCCAGAGCCTCAAGGCGCTGCTCCTCTTCCGTCAGCGCTACGCGCCGGACCTGAGCGAGCGCCGGGTGCGCCGGGACGTGGAGGAGGAGAAGACGGCGGACTTCGAGAAGACGGACACGTACCTGGCGGTGAAGCGCGTCTACTCGAAGCAGACGGGGGAGGCGCCCGCCTACGCCCAGCTGCCCGAGGTGACGCTCAAGAGCGTGAAGCTGAGCGGGGAGCGCAGCACCGCGTGGTTCGCGAGGTCGGTGGACGCCCGCTACCAGCAGTGCATGGCCCGCCACCGCCAGGCTGCGCGGTAGCGGGCCCGGGCCCGAAGGCCGGGACTACGGCGTGGTGAAGACGGCGCTGAACGTGTCCGCGCTGACCGCGGGCAGCAGCTCCGCGGTGACGTACGGCGCGCGCGAGGGCTCGTAGTACGGCGAGTCGTCCGCCGTCACGCGCACGTAGTAGCTCGTCCCGGGCAGCAGCAGGCCCGGCGGCAGGCGGACCTGCGTCCGGTCACCGGGGACGTAGAAGCGCAGCGTCGGCGTGGCGGTGAAGGTGCTGATCAACTGGAGGACGGACACCACGTAGTTCCGGGGCGCGCGCATCGCGGGAGCCCGCCAGCTGATGACCGGCTGGTTGGTGCCCACCACGCGCGGCACGTAGGCGTCCACGCCGTCGATGCGCAGCTCCCGCGGCGGCGAGATGCCCGGCTGGATGGGGCCGGCGATGAGGTGGTCCATCCGGTCGGTGATGAAGACGTTGCCGCTGGGGTAGTGCGCGCGGGTGCCCACGATGACGGGCGACGGGGCGCGGAACGAGTAGCTGATGGTGCCCACCACGCCCCAGCTGGACGGATAGGGATTGCCGTAGGCGAAGCGATTCGTGATGACGCCGTCCTCACCGCGCGGCAGCCACAGGTTGAACAGCTCGCCCTGGTAGCCCACCCAGCCGTGCTGGTAGCCGAACGGAATGGGCAGCAGCGACATGGAGGCATAGCCGATGGTGCCGGTGGGGTTCGAGTCCGTGCGCCAGCGGGAGAACTCGTTCAGGCGCCACTCCAGGGAGAAGGGCGTCTGGCGCACGGGGGTCATCGTGGCCGCCAGCGGCAGCGCCGTGGTGCCGTCCGGCGTGAACGAGAACGACGGCAGGTGCGCGCTGCTCACCACCGTCTGGTACGCCAGGGTCCCGCCGCTCGGCAGCGTCCCGACCGCCACGGAGTTGAGCTGGTTCACGTAGAGGCGGTCACCCTTCGCCTGGTCCAGGACGGCCAGTCCGTAGCCATTGCTGGAGAACGCGTAGGCGTCCGGGTCGAAGATGGACGTGGCCCCGACGGGAATTTCCACGCTGGGGGAGAACGCGTTGTACGCGTCCACGTCCGCGCTGGTGACCTGCACGACGCTGCCCTGCTCGGCGGTGGAGGCCCACTGCTGCCAGGGCTCCAGGTTGAAGAGCTCCGCCGACACGGGGGTCTCGTTGAGGGACGTGTAGACCGCGTCCGGACGGCCAATGCGGTTGACGCCCAGGTCGAAGTGGCGCTCCCGCGTCAGGTAGTAGAACCGGTTCGAGCGCAGGAAGTACTCACCGTCCGGCACGTTGTCGAAGCGCAGGCCCCCCGCCACTGGCGTGCCCGTGCGCCGCTCGAAGTCGATGCCGTTGGGGATGAGGATTTCGACGTCGCGGCCGGACAGGTCCTGCGGCACCACCGTCACCCCGGCGCTGGAGTGGAAGCGGGTGTCCGCCGTCACCAGCACGGACGTGCCCGCGTCCACCGGCCCGGTGCCCCCGTCGGTCTCACCACAGCCCGGCAGGAACTCGTCGCTGGAGATGACCGCCGTCCCCTCGCGGGGGTCCATGGCGATCTCGGGAGGGTTCACCTCCTCGGAGGGAGGCGCTTCCCCGCAGCCCAGCCAGGCCGCGCAGGCGGGGACGAGCAACAACGACAGACGTCGGAAGGACATGATGGGCCCAGGTGACAAGCAATGAATGGCTGTCCGGTCCCGGCCCAAACCTGACGCCGCTTCTATACGCGAAAGCGCGGCAGGCTTTTACTGGATAGTTGCGTTTTGATGGGTAGTTCAGGTGGGCGTGGATGAAGGCTTGCGCCCACCTGAGTCTGTCTTCAACGGGCAGGCGCCGTTGGCGGGGTGAAGCGCTTGTCGGAGATCTTCATCTCCGTGACGGGGCCGTACTTGCGGGCCACGTCGCGCAGGGCGTCCGCCTTGCCGATGAGGACGAACGTCAGGTCCTCCGGGGCGGGCAGGACGCGCTGGAGCACGGTGCGCACGCCGTCGCGGGTGGCGGCGGACACGGCGCCCGCGAAGCCGTTCACGTCCTGGGCGTCCAGGCCGTAGAAGGCCAGCTCCGACAGCTTCATGGCCAGCTGGTCCCCCGTCTCCAGCGTGGGGGGGAACTGCCCCAGCACGTAGGCCTGGGCGGAGGCGAGCATGGCGTCATCCATGCCGTCCTGGCGGTAGCGCGAGAGCACGTCCAGCGCCAGGTCGATGGCGCGGCCCGTGGTGGCCGTCTGCGTATAGGAGGTGAGGACGACGGTGTAGGGCTGGAGGGCCTGCTGCATGGAGGAGCGGGCGCCGTAGGTGAGGCCCGTCTTCACGCGCAGCTCGGTGTTGAGCAGCGAGGTGAAGCGGCCGCCCAGCACGGTGTTGCCCAGCTCCGCCACGACGCGGTCCGGGTCGGTGCGGCGGATGCCGGTGTTACCAATGGCGAAGTAGGTCTGGGTGGCGTCCGGCTTGTCCACCAGCAGCACGTGCCGGCCCTTCGTGGGCGCGGTGGCGGGCACGGCGGGAAGCGGCTGGCCCGCGGGGGCCCACCCGCCCAGGGCGGCCTCCAGCTTCGCGGCGAGCTGCTTCGCGTCGAAGTCCCCCACCACGGAGAGGATGAGCCGGTCCGCGCCCAGGTTCGCCTTCGCCCAGCCGAGCACGTCGCCCCGGCCAATCGTGGGCAATGACGCCTCACTGCCCACCGAGGACCCGCCGTACGGGTGCGAGGGGAAGTGGAAGGCATTGAAGTACACGCCGATGAGCATGCGCGGGTCGCCGTCCTTGGCGGAGGCGATCTCCGACACTCGCAGCGCGCGGGCCTTCTCCAGCTCCTTCGCGTCGAAGCGCGGGCGCACGAGCATGTCCGACAGCAGCTCCACCATCAGCGCGGTGTCGCGGGCCTGGAAGCTGCCATTGAGGATGAGGGCCTCGCGGCCCGGCACGACTTCCAGCTCGCCGCCCACGCCGTCCACGGCGTCCGCGAACTGCTGGGCGTTGCGGGAGCCCGCGCCCTTCTGGAGCAGCTCGGCGGTGAGCGCGGCCAGCCCCTCCTTGCCGGCGGGGTCGGTGACGGCGCCGCCCTTGAGCCACGCGCTGAAGGACACCAGCGGCAGCTCGTGCTTCTCCACGAGCAGCAGCCGCACGCCGTTCTTCAGCGTGACGGCGGTCGCCTCCGGCAGCGTCACGCCCTTCGTCGACAGCGGGGCGGTGGGGGCCGGGGTGGCCGGGGCAGGGGCTTCCGGTGCCGGCGGAGGCTGCGCGGGCGCGGAGTCGGGAGCGGGCGCCTGCGTGGTCGCGCACGCGGAGACGAACAGCAGCGCGGCGAGGGCGGAGCGCAGCGGGCGGAGGGTCGGCATCGGGTGAGGCCTGCTCGGGTCGGGGCGGGGGGAGGCGCGGGTCGCGTGAGGCCTGGCGGAACGCAGTCGGAAGGAAGCACTCATCGCGCGGTCTCCTGGCGGACCGGGGTGGCGGAATCGGTGGTGGGCACCAGCCAGCCCACCGTGCGGTGGTCGGGGTTGAAGATGCGGGCGGCGAGCGCCTTCACGCCGTCGAGGGTGACCTTCTCGTAGCGCGTGGGCGCGTCGAGCAGGGCCTTCCAGTCGCCCCGGAAGGTGGCGGCGTTGCCCAGCTCGCGGGCGCGGCCGTCGTTGGTCTCCAGCTTGCGCCAGAAGGTGGCCAGGGCGACGTTGCGCGCCTTCTTCAGCTCCGCGTCGGTGACGCCGTCCTTCGCCACGCGGGCCAGCTCCGAGGTGAGGAGCGCCTCGGTCTTCGCCAGGTCGCCGCCCGGCGGCAGGTCCACGTAGAACCACGTGAGCGTCGGGTCGAAGCCGCCGGCGGTGGTGCCGCGGACACGGATGGCCACGCGCGCTTCATCCACCAGCTTGCGGTGCAGCCGCGACGAGTCGCCGTGGGTGAGGATGAGGCCCAGCAGCTCCAGCGTCTCCGCGTCCGGGTCGTTGGCGGAAAGGCCGTGGTAGGCGACCTGGAGCAGCGGGGACTGGGCCAGCCGCTTCACGACGATGCGCCGCTCGCCCTGCTGCTCGGGCTCCTGGGTGCGCACGGGCTCCGGCGCGGGCTGCGAGGGGATGGTGCCGAGCGTGGCCTCCACCTGCTCGAAGACGCGCGCGGGCTCCACGTCGCCCGCGATGACGAGCGTGGCGTTGTTGGGGGCGTAGTACGTCTTGAAGTAGCGCTGGAGGTCCTCCATGCGCCAGGACTCGATGTCGGACGGCCAGCCGATGACGGGGATTTGATACGGGTGCGCGACGAAGGCGGTGGCCTGCATCTGCTCCTGCAGCGCGCCGCCGTTGTCGTTGTCCACGCCGGAGCGGCGCTCGGAGTAGACGACGCCGCGCTCGGACTCGATGACCTTGGGGTCGAAGGCGAGCGACTGGAGCCGGTCCTGCTCCAGGTCCAGGATGAGGGGCAGCGCGGAGGACGGGAACCAGTCCAGGTAGACGGTGACGTCCTCGGAGGTGAAGGCGTTGTTGGCGCCGCCGTTGGCCTCCATGACGCGG encodes the following:
- a CDS encoding fibronectin type III domain-containing protein, whose translation is MSFRRLSLLLVPACAAWLGCGEAPPSEEVNPPEIAMDPREGTAVISSDEFLPGCGETDGGTGPVDAGTSVLVTADTRFHSSAGVTVVPQDLSGRDVEILIPNGIDFERRTGTPVAGGLRFDNVPDGEYFLRSNRFYYLTRERHFDLGVNRIGRPDAVYTSLNETPVSAELFNLEPWQQWASTAEQGSVVQVTSADVDAYNAFSPSVEIPVGATSIFDPDAYAFSSNGYGLAVLDQAKGDRLYVNQLNSVAVGTLPSGGTLAYQTVVSSAHLPSFSFTPDGTTALPLAATMTPVRQTPFSLEWRLNEFSRWRTDSNPTGTIGYASMSLLPIPFGYQHGWVGYQGELFNLWLPRGEDGVITNRFAYGNPYPSSWGVVGTISYSFRAPSPVIVGTRAHYPSGNVFITDRMDHLIAGPIQPGISPPRELRIDGVDAYVPRVVGTNQPVISWRAPAMRAPRNYVVSVLQLISTFTATPTLRFYVPGDRTQVRLPPGLLLPGTSYYVRVTADDSPYYEPSRAPYVTAELLPAVSADTFSAVFTTP
- a CDS encoding M16 family metallopeptidase, whose protein sequence is MSRPPLSWFACLALLGAPQAGAQAVPEPSAKPAAASTPAAKLGSDIQARTLKNGLTVIVWPDHDIPNVALANWFRVGSRNERPGITGLSHFFEHMMFNGAKKYGPGQFDRVMEANGGANNAFTSEDVTVYLDWFPSSALPLILDLEQDRLQSLAFDPKVIESERGVVYSERRSGVDNDNGGALQEQMQATAFVAHPYQIPVIGWPSDIESWRMEDLQRYFKTYYAPNNATLVIAGDVEPARVFEQVEATLGTIPSQPAPEPVRTQEPEQQGERRIVVKRLAQSPLLQVAYHGLSANDPDAETLELLGLILTHGDSSRLHRKLVDEARVAIRVRGTTAGGFDPTLTWFYVDLPPGGDLAKTEALLTSELARVAKDGVTDAELKKARNVALATFWRKLETNDGRARELGNAATFRGDWKALLDAPTRYEKVTLDGVKALAARIFNPDHRTVGWLVPTTDSATPVRQETAR
- a CDS encoding M16 family metallopeptidase, with product MPTLRPLRSALAALLFVSACATTQAPAPDSAPAQPPPAPEAPAPATPAPTAPLSTKGVTLPEATAVTLKNGVRLLLVEKHELPLVSFSAWLKGGAVTDPAGKEGLAALTAELLQKGAGSRNAQQFADAVDGVGGELEVVPGREALILNGSFQARDTALMVELLSDMLVRPRFDAKELEKARALRVSEIASAKDGDPRMLIGVYFNAFHFPSHPYGGSSVGSEASLPTIGRGDVLGWAKANLGADRLILSVVGDFDAKQLAAKLEAALGGWAPAGQPLPAVPATAPTKGRHVLLVDKPDATQTYFAIGNTGIRRTDPDRVVAELGNTVLGGRFTSLLNTELRVKTGLTYGARSSMQQALQPYTVVLTSYTQTATTGRAIDLALDVLSRYRQDGMDDAMLASAQAYVLGQFPPTLETGDQLAMKLSELAFYGLDAQDVNGFAGAVSAATRDGVRTVLQRVLPAPEDLTFVLIGKADALRDVARKYGPVTEMKISDKRFTPPTAPAR